GATCTAACTAAAtgtagagataaaaaaaaaagaatcatttaGGAACTTTCACATGTCTAGACTATCGTTCTCTTTGACGTTCATTGAACGATAGTCGAAAAACCCACTTGGAAAATGACTTCTTCTTATTAGAATGCTGCTGATTTTGAATATCTTCCTTGTTATCCCTTGAATCAACAAAAGCCTTCAAACGTTGTATAGCGATATTTAGCGTATCTTCGGACATATTAGCAAAACATGCACGAAACCAACCCGGTTCTGTACAGTGGCATGACGATCCAGGTGAAATATTTAGGCCTACTTCGTACACTATTTTCTTCCATAATTCCATTTCTCCATCAAATGTATTTGAACTTAGAAGATGTCTCATATCCACCCAACAAAACAATCCAGCATTGCTCTCAAGACACCTTATTCCAATTTCTTTAAGACCACCAACTAGCATTTCATGACGTTTCTTAAGCCTCTTTTGATTTTCAGACACGtaattttttgtgaattttttgtCTGATAGCAAAGCGGAAAGAAGGTATTGAGTTTGAGATGAAATTAATCCAAAACTAGACATTTTTGTGGCTGCTGAGACGACCATAACGTCGTTGGAATAAATGGCACCAACTCGAAATCCTGGAAGACCCAAATCTTTAGAAAGACTATAGACAATGTGAACTCGATCCCATACTTCAGTGTACATGTAGTTATTTTCGATTAATACTTCCATGACACTAACGAATTTAGGTGAGTTAAAAACAGTGCCAGAATATATCTCGTCACTGATGAGATGGATTTGTTTTGTAGATACGAAGGTTAAAAGAAGTTGGAGTTCTTTTTTGGTTAATGTTGTGCCTAATGGGTTCGAAGGGTTAGTGACTAAAACCCCTTTCACTCTAAGGTTCCGCCTTTCGGCTTCTTTGTAAGCTTCTTCAAGAGCTGATTCCGTGATTCTAAAGCCGTTTGAACTTGTGCATTGTATTGGAACAATCTCAGCTCCGGTTCTCCATTTTAGGTCTCTATCAAATCTGCATTATTACACAACATCATAATTAGTAAAGAACATAGTTCGTCTGttataacaagtaaaaatacATGACTAATGTCAGTActgtatataaattaaacaaaacgTACCCAGGGTAGTATGGAGTAGGAAGGAGAAAAGCATCGCCAGGATCAGCAAGGCAAAATATGAGTGTCTCATTAGCAGAAGTAGCACCAGCTGTAAGTACAAGCTTGTTTGAATCAAAACTCACTTTGTTCCCTCTGATTTCAGACATGAATTGAACCAATGCCTGCACAAAAATATACATTACAATGTGAGATTGTGAAGTTAATGATAAATATATGATGAGtcagtgtatataagttaaattctATTGTAATAACCAACTTACATCTTTGAAAGCGGGAAGACCATGGTAATCTTGAAATAAGGCAAGCTCTCTAAATATTGAGTCACCATTTCTTTTAAATGC
The Solanum stenotomum isolate F172 chromosome 12, ASM1918654v1, whole genome shotgun sequence DNA segment above includes these coding regions:
- the LOC125848582 gene encoding 1-aminocyclopropane-1-carboxylate synthase 3-like, with the protein product MKLLSKKAMCNSHGQDSSYFLGWEEYEKNPYDEIRNPKGIIQMGLAENQLSFDLLESWLTQNPDAAAFKRNGDSIFRELALFQDYHGLPAFKDALVQFMSEIRGNKVSFDSNKLVLTAGATSANETLIFCLADPGDAFLLPTPYYPGFDRDLKWRTGAEIVPIQCTSSNGFRITESALEEAYKEAERRNLRVKGVLVTNPSNPLGTTLTKKELQLLLTFVSTKQIHLISDEIYSGTVFNSPKFVSVMEVLIENNYMYTEVWDRVHIVYSLSKDLGLPGFRVGAIYSNDVMVVSAATKMSSFGLISSQTQYLLSALLSDKKFTKNYVSENQKRLKKRHEMLVGGLKEIGIRCLESNAGLFCWVDMRHLLSSNTFDGEMELWKKIVYEVGLNISPGSSCHCTEPGWFRACFANMSEDTLNIAIQRLKAFVDSRDNKEDIQNQQHSNKKKSFSKWVFRLSFNERQRER